The Deinococcus sp. Marseille-Q6407 genome has a window encoding:
- a CDS encoding helix-turn-helix domain-containing protein → MPQTILGSYTGEWFTVQTPEQARLLSDAAALTMLQPFMGRTLGAAQAAREAGVSVERLSYRIRQFVAAGLLECVGEQPRRGRPVRLYRAAGGIFLPFQYTPFADLEAQLAGNLQPIQAAKARALARVLAEVHSDGRVLYRDDTSGKVYSEAASSAGASMRRSRGSNRTGRLWLDETQQAELQAAYDALSARIQALETGLREGAKPYLLELTLVPLDEAEA, encoded by the coding sequence ATGCCGCAGACAATTTTGGGTAGCTATACGGGCGAGTGGTTCACTGTGCAGACGCCAGAGCAGGCGCGCTTACTCAGTGACGCAGCTGCGCTGACTATGCTTCAGCCGTTTATGGGCCGCACGCTGGGCGCAGCGCAGGCGGCGCGCGAGGCAGGCGTGAGCGTGGAGCGGCTGAGTTACCGCATTCGGCAATTTGTGGCGGCGGGGCTGCTGGAATGCGTGGGCGAGCAGCCGAGGCGTGGGCGGCCTGTGCGGCTGTACCGTGCGGCGGGCGGTATCTTTTTGCCTTTTCAGTACACGCCATTTGCCGACTTGGAAGCGCAGCTCGCGGGCAACCTGCAGCCTATTCAGGCGGCCAAAGCCCGCGCATTGGCCCGCGTGCTGGCCGAGGTGCATTCCGATGGGCGGGTGCTGTACCGCGACGACACCAGTGGCAAAGTGTACAGCGAGGCCGCGTCTTCTGCCGGCGCTTCTATGCGGCGAAGCCGGGGCAGCAACCGCACCGGCCGGCTCTGGCTGGATGAGACGCAGCAAGCAGAGTTGCAGGCTGCTTACGACGCACTAAGCGCGCGGATTCAGGCGCTGGAAACGGGGCTGCGTGAGGGCGCGAAGCCCTACTTGCTAGAGCTGACGCTGGTGCCGCTGGATGAAGCCGAAGCCTGA
- a CDS encoding ketopantoate reductase family protein: protein MTPGHSTDLQTVSIVGLGALGILFGRQLAAGLPAGQVRVVADPARTERYRTEGVWMDGQPVPFAYLTPQGTPSPADLVLVCVKFHALEAALPLIASQLGPETLIVSALNGIASEEVLAQHFGPERIVYAVAQEMDARREGNRLVYRDRGQLVIGPVTDDPAEAARVQAVDRFFTRAGLPHSVDPQMPRRLWGKWMLNVGVNQAVALYQGTFSTVQAEGEPRETFLVAMREVLALSPHAGTGLTEDDFHYWVRVMDALDPAGKPSLAQDLEAGRPTELELFAGTVIRLGRQYGVPTPVNERLYAGIRALEAKAPEVQASASSSGTSVSSSK, encoded by the coding sequence ATGACCCCGGGCCACAGCACAGACCTTCAGACCGTTTCCATCGTCGGCCTTGGCGCGCTGGGCATTCTGTTCGGCAGGCAACTGGCCGCCGGGCTGCCGGCCGGACAGGTGCGGGTGGTGGCCGACCCGGCACGGACAGAGCGTTACCGCACTGAGGGTGTGTGGATGGACGGCCAGCCAGTGCCTTTTGCTTACCTCACCCCGCAGGGCACCCCCTCCCCCGCCGACCTGGTGCTGGTGTGCGTGAAGTTTCACGCCCTGGAAGCCGCCCTGCCGCTTATCGCCAGCCAGCTGGGGCCAGAGACGCTGATCGTCTCGGCGCTGAACGGCATCGCCAGCGAGGAAGTGCTGGCGCAGCATTTTGGGCCGGAGCGCATCGTGTACGCGGTGGCGCAGGAGATGGACGCCCGGCGCGAGGGCAACCGGCTGGTCTACCGCGACCGGGGGCAGCTGGTGATCGGCCCGGTGACGGACGACCCGGCCGAGGCAGCGCGGGTGCAGGCAGTAGACCGCTTTTTTACCCGCGCCGGCCTACCGCACTCGGTGGACCCCCAGATGCCCCGGCGGCTGTGGGGCAAATGGATGCTAAATGTGGGCGTGAATCAGGCGGTGGCGCTGTATCAGGGCACCTTCAGCACCGTGCAGGCAGAGGGCGAACCCCGCGAAACATTTCTGGTGGCCATGCGCGAGGTGCTGGCCCTCTCGCCACATGCCGGCACCGGTCTGACCGAAGACGATTTCCACTACTGGGTGCGCGTGATGGACGCCCTGGACCCGGCCGGCAAGCCGTCGTTGGCGCAGGACCTGGAAGCCGGCCGGCCCACCGAGCTGGAGCTGTTCGCCGGCACCGTCATCCGGCTGGGGCGGCAGTACGGGGTGCCCACGCCGGTCAATGAGCGGCTGTACGCCGGGATTCGGGCGCTGGAAGCAAAGGCCCCGGAAGTTCAGGCTTCGGCTTCATCCAGCGGCACCAGCGTCAGCTCTAGCAAGTAG
- a CDS encoding GNAT family N-acetyltransferase: MTFDVLQGDFSAALDEVARLRLTLFREFPYLYEGSAEYEREYLRTYAEAPGALLILARDGGRVVGACTAVPLNHEMEELQVPFRAAGLDPAQVLYVGEVLLEPEYQNQGLGGRLLDRAEAHAETLGLPLVAAAMVQRPQDHPRMPAGWRSPRSLAERRGYVMRPELDTAMTWQEVGERQPSPKPMRLWVLDRRG, encoded by the coding sequence ATGACTTTCGACGTTCTTCAGGGCGACTTTAGTGCCGCCCTGGACGAGGTAGCCCGCCTGCGCCTGACGCTGTTCCGCGAGTTTCCCTATCTGTACGAGGGCAGCGCCGAATACGAGCGCGAGTACCTGCGGACTTACGCGGAGGCCCCCGGCGCCCTGCTGATTCTGGCCCGTGACGGCGGCCGGGTGGTGGGGGCCTGCACCGCCGTGCCGCTAAACCACGAGATGGAGGAGTTGCAGGTCCCCTTCCGCGCCGCCGGCCTGGACCCGGCGCAGGTGCTGTATGTGGGCGAGGTGCTGCTGGAGCCGGAATACCAGAACCAGGGCCTGGGCGGGCGGCTGCTGGACCGCGCCGAAGCCCACGCGGAAACTCTGGGGCTGCCGCTGGTGGCCGCCGCGATGGTGCAGCGCCCGCAGGACCACCCCCGGATGCCGGCCGGCTGGCGCTCGCCCCGCAGCCTGGCTGAGCGGCGCGGCTACGTGATGCGCCCCGAGCTGGACACGGCCATGACCTGGCAGGAGGTGGGCGAGAGGCAGCCCAGCCCCAAGCCGATGCGCTTGTGGGTGCTGGACCGGCGCGGCTGA
- a CDS encoding GNAT family N-acetyltransferase has product MCEAAPFSQIAPAQSAQLPAVRSLGYQTDLAVLRHQGAELTARDGYLAVRTPGNPDFWWGNFLLLPELDSHTPAHEWLARFAAEFPEARHVALGLDTPAAPPPLQLAEWTALGFQLERSTVLTATRTAPRRPLPPGTVLRPLHLADDWHQALNLRLAVNAAEEAPIPDYLPFARSRLRLLREAQERGAGAVWGAFVNGQLRAALGIYRAGEYEGGAAARYQSVETHPDWRSQGLAGGLVHAAGEWARQQLGAQTLVIVADPEYHAQALYQSLGFSVREDAWGLVRPPDFSSAH; this is encoded by the coding sequence ATGTGTGAAGCTGCCCCCTTCTCTCAGATTGCACCGGCCCAGAGTGCCCAGCTGCCGGCGGTCCGTTCGCTGGGCTACCAGACCGATCTGGCCGTGCTGCGGCATCAGGGGGCGGAGCTGACGGCGCGGGACGGTTATCTGGCCGTGCGTACCCCCGGCAACCCCGACTTCTGGTGGGGCAATTTCCTGCTGCTCCCGGAGTTGGACTCCCACACACCGGCCCATGAGTGGCTGGCCCGCTTCGCTGCCGAGTTCCCGGAGGCGCGTCACGTGGCTTTGGGGCTGGATACCCCGGCCGCGCCCCCACCGCTCCAGCTGGCCGAATGGACAGCACTAGGCTTCCAGCTGGAGCGGTCCACCGTGCTGACTGCCACCCGGACTGCTCCCCGGCGCCCCCTGCCGCCCGGCACAGTGTTGCGCCCTCTGCATCTGGCCGACGACTGGCACCAGGCCCTGAACCTGCGGCTGGCGGTGAACGCCGCCGAGGAAGCCCCTATCCCCGACTATCTGCCGTTCGCCCGCAGCCGGCTGCGGCTGTTGCGTGAGGCGCAGGAACGTGGTGCCGGGGCGGTCTGGGGCGCCTTCGTCAATGGGCAGCTGCGGGCGGCCCTGGGCATCTACCGGGCCGGGGAATATGAAGGTGGTGCAGCGGCCCGCTACCAGAGTGTGGAAACCCATCCGGACTGGCGCTCGCAGGGGCTGGCCGGTGGCCTGGTTCATGCAGCCGGCGAGTGGGCCCGCCAGCAGTTGGGGGCACAAACACTGGTCATTGTGGCCGACCCGGAGTATCACGCGCAGGCGCTGTATCAGAGCCTAGGCTTCAGCGTTCGGGAGGACGCCTGGGGTCTGGTGCGCCCACCCGACTTCTCATCTGCTCACTAA
- a CDS encoding DUF2905 domain-containing protein — protein MTDGPRLIIFLGALLLLLGLLWAFAPGTLKALFGWFGHLPGDINHQSGNTFVFIPWVSMLVLSVVLSLLSAVFGMFR, from the coding sequence ATGACCGATGGACCCCGCCTGATCATCTTTCTGGGTGCCCTGCTGTTGTTGCTGGGCCTGCTGTGGGCCTTTGCGCCCGGGACTCTGAAGGCCCTGTTCGGCTGGTTCGGGCACCTGCCCGGCGACATCAACCACCAAAGCGGCAACACCTTCGTCTTTATTCCCTGGGTCAGCATGCTGGTTCTGAGCGTGGTGCTGTCGCTGCTGAGCGCCGTCTTCGGAATGTTCCGCTGA
- a CDS encoding glutaredoxin family protein, giving the protein MTEQTITMYTTSWCPDCMIAKKALKAKGIAFTEVDIEQDDTAAERVMQLNGGRRSVPTLVYGDVAHSLSGFRPQKLEAFLTEAGL; this is encoded by the coding sequence ATGACCGAGCAGACCATCACCATGTACACCACCAGCTGGTGCCCCGACTGCATGATTGCCAAAAAGGCCCTCAAGGCCAAGGGCATCGCCTTTACCGAGGTAGACATCGAGCAGGACGACACGGCGGCCGAGCGGGTCATGCAGCTCAACGGCGGCCGGCGCAGTGTGCCCACCCTGGTCTACGGCGACGTGGCCCATAGCCTCAGCGGCTTTCGCCCCCAGAAGCTGGAAGCGTTCCTGACCGAAGCCGGCCTCTGA
- a CDS encoding ExbD/TolR family protein: MRGSVRHRLREDTPVTFDFAPMVDVVLLLLIFFFLTSSLQNGDAKQALPLDLPRANMTVEETPDLPVVSVDAAGKIYLAGQPTTLDALAEQLPPLVKASGGLVGLRADQSGNYGTVVKVMDAIKAAGGQRLALGTAEAGPTGSGK; this comes from the coding sequence GTGAGAGGCTCAGTCCGCCACCGGCTGCGGGAAGACACCCCGGTCACCTTCGACTTTGCGCCGATGGTGGACGTGGTGCTGCTGCTGCTGATTTTCTTTTTTCTGACCAGTTCGCTGCAAAACGGTGATGCCAAGCAGGCGCTGCCACTGGACCTGCCGCGCGCCAACATGACCGTGGAAGAAACTCCTGACCTGCCGGTGGTCAGCGTGGACGCCGCCGGCAAAATCTACCTGGCGGGGCAACCCACCACCCTGGACGCCCTGGCCGAACAGCTGCCACCGCTGGTGAAAGCGTCCGGCGGGCTGGTGGGCCTGCGCGCCGACCAGAGCGGCAACTACGGCACGGTGGTCAAGGTGATGGACGCCATCAAGGCGGCCGGCGGGCAGCGTCTGGCGCTGGGCACCGCTGAGGCCGGCCCCACAGGGAGCGGCAAGTGA
- a CDS encoding MotA/TolQ/ExbB proton channel family protein, which yields MTILQLIQAAGPIFYVIVALSVYVLFLTFARAQTLSRLGQDPGTLIERARATTAESGPAAALAELDYAGHNSPAANVMRAGLSRADRGPQAAEAAMNSALLAEDSRIYGGLNALGTAAQIAPLLGLLGTVVGMVRSFLVFSGTTSPSPAELGQGISEALINTAGGLIVAIIAYIARNALRARADQIATAAERVREEVPSWLSRPAAPVPAAPRAAQADPEPVYVAVPSAEGVTR from the coding sequence GTGACTATCTTGCAGCTGATCCAGGCAGCCGGGCCTATCTTTTACGTTATTGTCGCCCTTTCGGTCTACGTGCTGTTCTTGACCTTTGCGCGGGCGCAGACGCTGTCCCGGCTGGGCCAGGATCCCGGCACCCTGATCGAGCGGGCGCGGGCCACCACCGCCGAATCGGGGCCGGCCGCCGCACTGGCCGAGCTGGACTACGCCGGCCACAACTCACCCGCCGCCAACGTGATGCGGGCCGGGCTGTCGCGGGCCGACCGGGGGCCGCAGGCAGCCGAAGCTGCCATGAACTCGGCGCTGCTGGCCGAAGACAGCCGCATTTACGGCGGCCTGAACGCACTGGGCACCGCCGCGCAGATTGCCCCGCTGCTGGGCCTGCTAGGCACGGTGGTAGGGATGGTGCGCTCGTTTCTGGTGTTTTCGGGTACCACCAGCCCCTCGCCGGCCGAGCTGGGCCAGGGCATCAGCGAGGCGTTAATCAACACCGCCGGCGGCCTGATCGTGGCAATCATCGCCTACATTGCCCGCAACGCTCTGCGGGCCCGCGCCGACCAGATCGCCACCGCCGCCGAGCGGGTGCGTGAGGAAGTGCCCAGCTGGCTGAGCCGCCCCGCAGCGCCGGTCCCGGCTGCCCCCCGCGCCGCCCAGGCCGACCCTGAGCCGGTCTACGTGGCTGTACCGAGCGCTGAAGGAGTGACCCGGTGA
- a CDS encoding M-like protein: MTDKNEQEISNVDLQFQRTRDVEQGTNDDLNAELDAENARPGEFREQGMDRYDVDVEDTMDASDPPSTNMGQDENDYGEK, translated from the coding sequence ATGACCGACAAGAACGAGCAGGAAATCAGCAATGTGGACCTCCAGTTCCAGCGCACCCGCGACGTCGAGCAGGGCACCAACGATGACCTGAACGCCGAGCTGGACGCTGAAAACGCCCGCCCTGGCGAATTCCGCGAGCAGGGCATGGACCGCTACGACGTGGACGTGGAAGACACCATGGACGCCAGCGATCCGCCCAGCACCAATATGGGCCAGGACGAGAACGACTACGGCGAAAAGTAA
- a CDS encoding NAD(P)H-hydrate dehydratase: MTEYVFTAAGIRALDDHLEAADLLELAMEEAGRATAAALLDLSAGRPGPLVLLAGGGANGGDALVAARHLHAAGREVRVLAGEARHPLTRRNLERLSAVGVAVEPLSAAAVATLPPVAAWADGLLGTGVSGELREELAAVVRALNARPEPVLATDLPSGLPADRTEAPELTVQADRTLALSGHKTAHLFGTAAQRCGAVQLARLAVPPQWAADAARAVRPTDAEVGAGLPRRPAGAHKGTAGRVWVLGGSAGMEGAPVMSGIGALRTGAGLVTLHSEAELPLLVPELMRTQHASLLDWAQQEGVQHKDRRPDALALGMGLGVLAPALARRVLAWELPTVLDADALHPELAGEGHERCLWTPHPGEAARLLECSVNDITADPLGSAETLQQRLGGVVVLKGGPSVVAWAGGLSVSRGGHPGMASAGMGDTLSGILAALLAAGMEPPQAAQAGVRLHARAGERAARRYGYGLSASDVAAELGGAWADLTGPAADPRRT, translated from the coding sequence ATGACTGAATATGTCTTCACGGCTGCCGGCATCCGGGCGCTGGATGACCACTTGGAAGCGGCTGACCTGCTGGAACTGGCGATGGAAGAAGCGGGCCGGGCCACAGCTGCGGCGCTGCTGGACCTGAGCGCCGGGCGGCCCGGTCCACTGGTGCTGTTGGCCGGGGGCGGGGCCAATGGGGGAGACGCCCTGGTGGCGGCCCGGCACCTGCACGCCGCTGGCCGGGAGGTCCGGGTGCTGGCCGGTGAGGCCCGGCATCCCCTGACCCGCCGTAACCTTGAGCGCCTGAGCGCCGTAGGCGTGGCAGTAGAACCGCTCAGCGCGGCGGCTGTGGCGACCCTGCCCCCGGTCGCCGCCTGGGCCGACGGGCTGCTGGGCACCGGCGTCAGCGGCGAGCTGAGGGAGGAGCTGGCCGCCGTGGTCCGTGCCCTGAACGCCCGGCCGGAGCCGGTCCTCGCTACCGACCTGCCCAGCGGACTGCCGGCCGACCGGACAGAGGCGCCGGAGCTGACGGTGCAGGCCGACCGGACCCTGGCCCTGAGCGGCCACAAGACGGCCCACCTGTTCGGCACGGCGGCGCAGCGGTGCGGTGCGGTGCAGCTGGCCCGGCTGGCGGTGCCGCCGCAGTGGGCCGCAGACGCAGCGCGGGCGGTGCGCCCTACCGACGCCGAGGTGGGCGCCGGGTTACCCCGCCGGCCGGCCGGGGCCCACAAGGGCACGGCCGGCCGGGTCTGGGTGCTGGGCGGCTCGGCCGGGATGGAAGGCGCGCCGGTCATGAGCGGAATCGGGGCGCTGCGAACCGGCGCCGGGCTGGTCACGCTGCACTCGGAAGCCGAGCTGCCGCTGCTGGTGCCAGAGCTGATGCGGACCCAGCACGCGTCGCTGCTCGACTGGGCACAGCAAGAGGGGGTGCAGCACAAGGACCGGCGGCCGGACGCGCTGGCGCTGGGCATGGGCCTGGGTGTGCTGGCTCCGGCACTGGCCCGCCGCGTGCTGGCCTGGGAACTTCCCACCGTGCTGGACGCCGACGCCCTGCATCCCGAACTGGCCGGAGAGGGGCACGAGCGCTGCCTCTGGACCCCCCACCCCGGCGAGGCGGCCCGGTTGCTGGAATGCTCGGTGAATGACATCACCGCCGATCCGCTGGGAAGCGCCGAAACCCTGCAGCAGCGCCTAGGCGGCGTGGTGGTGCTCAAGGGCGGGCCCAGCGTGGTGGCCTGGGCGGGTGGTCTGAGCGTGTCGCGCGGTGGGCACCCCGGCATGGCAAGTGCCGGCATGGGCGACACCCTCTCGGGCATCCTGGCGGCGCTGCTGGCCGCCGGCATGGAGCCGCCCCAGGCCGCGCAGGCCGGGGTGCGGCTGCACGCCCGCGCCGGCGAACGGGCCGCCCGGCGCTACGGCTATGGCCTGAGCGCCAGCGATGTGGCGGCCGAGTTGGGCGGAGCCTGGGCCGACCTGACTGGCCCGGCTGCCGACCCGCGCCGGACCTGA
- a CDS encoding tetratricopeptide repeat protein: MIAPTATSGTSRQPAAADPLEAALQQARTDGDRAQVRGLETWRELTSLLRDKRPEGALSKLEAWQKEEARETADTPSPAAPQPAAATELRPPTTAPEVLAALHDPALPDCLRALTAVKRWQTADEAAPALAGALRHPLTRAEAHNLLGVLAAEAGLQAQATEAFARALAADPGHYRALTNRAGLAAEQGDYAAAETDLRRALQLNPDHHAAHQNLAVVLRQQGKRSEAVRAMRRAQRLDYRRSGARNNDQARRELSGLSRVPRAVWIVAGLLLFFGWLWLSGGAGRP, translated from the coding sequence GTGATTGCCCCCACTGCCACCTCTGGAACCTCGCGCCAGCCGGCCGCTGCCGACCCACTGGAAGCAGCCCTGCAACAGGCCCGCACTGACGGCGACCGGGCGCAGGTGCGGGGCCTGGAAACCTGGCGGGAACTGACCAGCCTGCTGCGCGACAAGCGGCCGGAAGGTGCCCTCTCCAAATTGGAAGCCTGGCAGAAGGAGGAGGCCCGCGAAACGGCAGACACTCCCTCTCCTGCTGCGCCCCAGCCGGCAGCGGCCACAGAGCTGCGGCCGCCCACCACGGCCCCGGAAGTGCTGGCGGCCCTGCACGACCCGGCGCTGCCTGACTGCCTGCGGGCCCTGACGGCGGTCAAGCGCTGGCAAACGGCCGATGAGGCGGCTCCTGCGCTGGCCGGCGCCCTGCGCCACCCCCTGACCCGCGCCGAGGCGCACAACCTGCTGGGCGTGCTGGCCGCCGAAGCTGGGCTGCAAGCCCAGGCCACCGAAGCTTTTGCGCGGGCGCTAGCGGCCGACCCCGGCCACTACCGCGCCCTGACCAACCGTGCCGGCCTGGCCGCCGAACAGGGCGACTATGCCGCTGCCGAAACCGATCTGCGCCGGGCCCTGCAGCTGAACCCGGACCACCACGCCGCACACCAGAATCTGGCGGTGGTGCTGCGGCAGCAGGGCAAGCGGAGCGAGGCGGTGCGGGCCATGCGCCGCGCCCAGCGACTGGATTACCGCCGCTCGGGTGCCCGCAATAACGACCAGGCCCGCCGCGAACTCTCGGGCCTTTCGCGGGTGCCGCGTGCCGTCTGGATCGTGGCCGGGCTGCTGCTGTTCTTCGGCTGGTTGTGGCTGTCGGGTGGCGCCGGCCGGCCTTGA
- a CDS encoding DUF4388 domain-containing protein codes for MMLLRTPSDARLGLRADLGELPLTAALELIHSTSQSGSLRVSAALDAADLPLELHFCAGEVTSAAILDWTGLDALYSFPQDVAAGQAAFWQQPTPAAPPLAPFQNLLGEWARLSDEWPRLCEQLFSPSQRFYGELDPFSRPGGVSARWITAFSGQPLHEVCAQLAALQQAGMIRPVRRSYEWDTLVLPPCHDPQEMRQSPVLRLLDGQKTLHRLIQRGLSSEDIRAELVGRVGPECLFPGSGRALRDWLWEHGPAQRELLIA; via the coding sequence ATGATGTTGCTCCGGACTCCTTCTGACGCCCGGCTGGGCCTCAGGGCAGACTTGGGGGAGCTGCCGCTGACCGCCGCGCTGGAGCTGATTCATAGCACGTCGCAGAGTGGCTCCCTGCGGGTCTCGGCTGCGCTGGACGCGGCCGACCTGCCGCTGGAACTGCACTTCTGTGCCGGCGAGGTGACGTCCGCCGCCATCCTGGACTGGACCGGCCTGGACGCCCTTTACAGCTTTCCGCAGGACGTGGCCGCTGGTCAGGCTGCGTTCTGGCAGCAGCCGACCCCCGCGGCCCCCCCGCTGGCGCCCTTTCAGAATCTGCTGGGCGAATGGGCCCGCCTCAGCGACGAGTGGCCGCGTCTGTGCGAGCAACTGTTTAGCCCTTCGCAGCGCTTTTATGGAGAGCTGGACCCGTTTTCGCGGCCTGGTGGGGTCAGTGCTCGCTGGATTACCGCTTTCAGCGGGCAGCCGCTCCACGAGGTGTGCGCCCAGCTGGCCGCGCTCCAGCAGGCCGGGATGATCCGGCCGGTGCGCCGCAGCTACGAGTGGGACACCCTGGTGCTGCCGCCCTGCCATGACCCCCAGGAGATGCGCCAGAGTCCGGTGCTGCGGCTGCTGGACGGCCAGAAAACCCTGCACCGCCTGATTCAGCGCGGCCTGAGCTCCGAGGATATCCGTGCCGAGCTGGTCGGCCGAGTGGGGCCGGAATGTCTGTTTCCCGGCAGTGGCCGCGCTCTGCGCGACTGGCTCTGGGAACACGGCCCGGCCCAGCGCGAGCTGCTGATTGCCTGA
- a CDS encoding glycerol-3-phosphate acyltransferase — MLRTLSRLAVPAAAFVIGSLPLGHWLLARRHKDTRLNSAYNLGVENVWQNLGPALALGTAGLDTAKGAAAVSLAPVLAPASPAAALAAGVAAYLGHLNPPAALYGNVSPEYRLPRGRGNLVLLGVFLALSRRGYGRIALLPLAVYGAALAGTHYTALATVAGLGAFAGAASVQRRPAAEQALAYALLLSAAWRFKENLGRILDDTEPRLGEPVPLAGKRDDQVVAAFMIHPMRISDLWTSSARFAWMKPLYDAGLISDDFVKSVTARFRPMKVGELRGIRTEQGREIHCYLISAPLLPEQFRDDPELATRKAIEGAHLAQELGAEVFGLGAFWSVVGNKGQDVQDAVPELTITNGGAYTSGTIKAAIPGILDHFAAQGRDLKHATAAVVGANGVVAFGIARTIAPQVARVIMVGRNLERLERSAATLRRANPDTEVVATTSYDLLREAELIFTATSDPDPVIFAQHVRPGAWLFDEGRPADVDESVRDVPGVRVIPGGVVAPPGQMTSRIDLQFGEGAVPACLAETLIIAATGEHDRKSLGGSTRTENVNFFVDKAQELGFTVLD; from the coding sequence ATGTTGCGTACCCTCTCCCGTCTGGCCGTGCCTGCCGCGGCTTTCGTGATCGGCAGCCTGCCGCTGGGCCACTGGCTGCTGGCCCGCCGCCACAAGGACACCCGGCTGAACAGCGCCTACAACTTGGGCGTGGAAAACGTCTGGCAGAACCTCGGCCCCGCGCTGGCCCTCGGCACCGCTGGGCTAGACACCGCCAAGGGCGCGGCGGCTGTCTCGCTGGCTCCGGTGCTGGCCCCGGCTTCGCCAGCTGCGGCCCTGGCAGCGGGTGTAGCAGCCTACCTGGGCCACCTCAACCCCCCGGCGGCGCTGTACGGCAACGTGTCTCCTGAGTACCGCCTGCCGCGCGGGCGGGGCAATCTGGTGCTGCTGGGCGTGTTTCTGGCGCTGAGCCGCCGTGGCTATGGGCGCATTGCCCTGCTGCCACTGGCGGTGTACGGCGCGGCGCTGGCCGGCACCCACTACACGGCGCTGGCGACGGTGGCGGGCCTGGGGGCTTTTGCCGGCGCTGCCAGCGTGCAGCGGCGTCCGGCGGCCGAGCAGGCGCTGGCCTATGCGCTGCTGCTGAGCGCCGCGTGGCGCTTCAAGGAAAACCTGGGCCGCATTCTGGACGATACCGAGCCGCGCCTGGGCGAGCCGGTGCCGCTGGCCGGCAAGCGCGACGATCAGGTGGTGGCCGCCTTCATGATCCATCCCATGCGTATCAGCGACCTGTGGACCTCCAGCGCCCGCTTTGCCTGGATGAAGCCGCTGTACGACGCGGGGCTGATTTCCGACGATTTCGTGAAATCGGTCACGGCCCGGTTCCGTCCCATGAAAGTGGGCGAGCTGCGCGGAATTCGCACCGAACAGGGCAGGGAAATCCACTGCTACCTGATCAGCGCCCCGCTACTGCCCGAGCAGTTCCGCGACGACCCGGAACTGGCGACCCGCAAGGCCATCGAGGGTGCGCATCTGGCACAGGAGCTGGGCGCCGAGGTCTTCGGGCTGGGGGCTTTCTGGAGCGTGGTGGGCAACAAGGGCCAGGACGTGCAGGACGCTGTGCCGGAGCTGACCATCACCAACGGCGGGGCCTACACCTCCGGCACCATCAAGGCGGCCATTCCGGGCATTCTGGACCACTTCGCCGCGCAGGGCCGCGACCTGAAACATGCCACCGCTGCCGTGGTGGGTGCCAACGGGGTGGTGGCCTTCGGCATCGCCCGCACCATCGCCCCGCAGGTGGCCCGGGTCATCATGGTGGGCCGTAACTTGGAGCGGCTGGAACGCTCGGCCGCCACGCTGCGCCGCGCCAACCCAGACACCGAGGTCGTGGCGACCACCTCCTACGACCTGCTGCGCGAAGCCGAGCTGATCTTTACCGCCACCTCCGACCCCGACCCGGTGATTTTTGCCCAGCATGTGCGCCCCGGCGCCTGGCTGTTTGACGAGGGCCGCCCGGCCGACGTGGACGAGAGCGTCAGGGACGTGCCCGGCGTGCGGGTCATCCCCGGCGGAGTGGTGGCCCCTCCCGGCCAGATGACCAGCCGGATTGACCTGCAATTTGGCGAGGGCGCGGTGCCCGCCTGCCTGGCCGAAACACTGATCATCGCCGCGACCGGCGAACACGACCGCAAGAGCCTGGGCGGCAGCACCCGCACCGAGAATGTCAATTTCTTTGTGGACAAGGCGCAGGAGCTGGGCTTTACCGTGCTGGACTGA